From Aegilops tauschii subsp. strangulata cultivar AL8/78 chromosome 5, Aet v6.0, whole genome shotgun sequence:
CTTTGCCTTGAGAGCCTAGAGAGGAGAAATGGAAGATGATGAGCCACACACTATAAGAATTCGAGACACCAAAAAACCAACTGACAAAATAATGCGTAATGCGTGGCAGGGGCTTTGGTTTGATTTGCCTTTACCTCTTTATCCCAGTTGGTGCGCATGGTAAtgctcagcagcagcagcatctgtaCCACTATCCCACAGATTATTCCGAACCACAGCCCCTGGAGTTCATACCATTACATAGGTTTTGAGAGGTTTCTTCAGATAAGGAAATACAGGTGAAACTGCAACTTTCTGTATGCATGGTACGATATGGGTGGTAAAATCAGTACCATTCCGCCAAGATGGTAGACAAAGGCAAAGCATAGCGCCGCCGGAATGCCGACAAGGTAGTACGCGCTGAGATTCACACAAGCACCAATCCTTTGCAAGCCACAGCCTCTGACAATACCTGGAATATATCAGGTATATACCCCACGCTGCAATCAGTACCTTGACAGTAATGTTCACCGAAATGCTACATATCGTTCATCGAAATGACACGAGACAAGAAGATAGACCTGACTAGAGTGCATCTCAAAACAAAGAAAGATAAACTAGAGTTGAAATTCAGGAAATAGTCTGCAAGTATGTACTTGGAATTCGCATTATTTGGTGCATCATCTATATTTACCTGAAAGAACACATTGTAGATCGTCGAAAATGATCGTCACGGAAAGAAGCGGCATCATTCTTGCAATGTATTCCACCACCTCATTCTCATTGCTGTATGCGTACCCCCATAGATTGCGCCCCGAGAGCATAATAAGTCCTAAAGACACACCAGTCGCAAGGCCAAGAACCATGATCACACGAGTAGCCAGACGGGCAGCTTCAGGTCGCCCAGCACCAAGCTCATTTGAAACACGGGTGCTACAATGACAAGATACAGGATTTCATTGCCACAATGACTCTATGATAAAGTTGTAATACAGGCATGGCAAAGTTGTTCAGTCGTACCTTATGGCTGCCCCAAGACCGAAGGGGATCATGAATGCTAATGAACTTGTGTTCAAACTGCAAGCAGTTTGACATTTCCCATCAGAACAGGGCATACAGAATGTGAAACTCCATGAAAAATGCAACTCACCAAATGGACAACACCGATGCCTCCAGCTTAGGATTTGGGAGAAGTCCGGAGAGAAGTACCAGCAGCTCAAACGACCACCACTCTAGGCTGTGTACATGTAGGATCAGATTCAGCCCAAGATGGAGCGCGAAAAAAATCTACCTGCAAATCTGAGGGAGACAAACTAAAACTCACCAAACCATCAGCGCAGATGGCACGGCAAGCTTCATGAAGCTAAGGATGTCGTGAAACGCCTCCTTTGAGAGGCCTGTCCAGGTGCTCCTGCAGGATGGAGAGACCCTGATGTAGATAGCCAAGATTGACACATTGGCCAGGTATGAGATGCCATTGGCCAGGGCAGCGCCCTTGTTGCCCAGCCCAAGCTTGTACACCAGCAACCAGCACACAAGCACGTGGCTCAGCGCCGTGACGCCTGCGCTCGCCATCACCGGGAGGACAATGTTCTGTGTCTGGAGGAACCGGACATGGCACTGCAGCAGTCCGTAAGCGAACAGTGCTGGAATCATCCACCGGATGTAGCTCCCTGCCCCCATGGCAATCTCCGGGTCCTGGCCGAAGAGCAGGAGGATCTGCCCAGTGTACGCCCAGAGCACCGCAACCACAACGCTCACCAGAGTGAGCACAAGGATGGCCCTCTGCTTGTAGATGCCGAGCAGATGGTACCGTTTTGCCCCAAAGGCTTGCCCACACAGTGTGTCCAAGCTGCTCGCCATGCCAGACTAAAATGATTATGAACAGATACAAGAAAAAAAACATTCAGGCTGATGTTAGCTGTTCATTCATGAGGATCAAAATATGTAGGAGAGGCGATGAATTCACATAAAAATATACCAACAAGCTGAAGCCGGTGACACCGGCAAAGGAGGTGGCGATGGAGGCACTCGAGAGAGCGAGCTCACCGAGATGGCCGACAAACATGACCGATATCATCTGCACGACGCTCTGCAAGAGGCATCCGGCGATGAGGGGCCCGGCGAGGTACAGCTGCTTCTTAACCTCGGTCACCACCAAGCTCTCTTTTGGCCCTCCTGTCTCCTCAGCGCTGCTGTTGCCCCCAACAAGGGGCTCCTCCATGGCTGGCAACATACTTGAAATCTAACGCTCTGGCTGTGAAGAAGGTAGGTGTTAACAAGTGAAGTGGGGGTATATTTATCATGTTTGTGAGAGAATATACTAGTACTAATCAACCTCAATAATGTTGCATAGGCCGGCCACTCGAGGACAAATTCAGTAAGGAAACCAAGAGGAAACAGAGGCACTCGCTTGGCAGGCAAGCTGAAGGTGCCCCTGAACCAGTCAATTTCAGTGTGCCTGGGTCAAGTGGAGTAAAAGAATCTCATCATGTCATGTTTAGACGAAGGAGGCATCTTGGCGGCCAAGTTCAAGACATCTGACACAATAAACTATCTGACAGCAAGATTGATGGAACGATTAACAACACATGCTCGATCAGCACATTTGCACTATGTCAAAAGTTGGAAAGTTACAGGCGTAGATGATCTCACAGGCAACGAAATCAATCACGGCCGGCGGCTGGAGCCGCTCTCGTCGTCATGTGTCATATCTGAACCCCTGACGTGCTACGACCTACTTCATGACGCATACACAAAAGGGAATTAATTTCCTAAGATGCACCGCCATCAAGGTATCAGTTAACCATCTGGCCGTGTTTGTTTCTGCTTTAGGCAGCAGAATTCTCAGAGGAAAAATCAAAAGCTGAAACCAACAGCCATTTGGAATCAGCTTTGCCAGTGAAGCTGAGTCTCGATCCGGGCCATTTTCAGTGCAATTAGCTGAAGCACATCGTCCAAGTGTCCAGAAGTGATTCGGAGCCAATTGTAGAAACAAACAGAGCCTCTTTATGTCTTTGATTACTAAAAAAACAGAGCATCTGAATGGGCTCCTGAATTTCGAGTTGAGCCGGACAGATTTTTCTCATAAGTTCGTTGTGTGTTCCTAAATCAGGCATGGGCAACGACAAATTTGGAGTCTGTGATGTGAGAAAGGGAGAGAAGAGAGCAGAAAAGGGTGTGGATAAAGAAGCGTACCGCAGCAGCGGCTCAGGCGGCCCCAAGAAGTTGTTCCCGGCCGAGGAAGGCGGCGGCCATGGGGATGATGGAGTAATGCCATCGTATTGGGTCGGGCCGCTGAAGGGAGGAGGTGGGAGACTGGGGGAGGACGGAGTCCTGCCCGTCATGGACGCCCTCATCCCAGCTCCCGCCATGGAGGGCATCGACGCCTCGCCGTGGTCCGGCGTCGATGATGGCTGGTGCGGTGACGGCCGACGGCGGCGGGGCTGAGGCTGAGCAGATAGGCAGCGGGGCTTAGGAGATCGAACAGCGGCGGGGCTGAGCAGATCGACGGCGGGGATGTGCGGGTAGGGTAGGGTAGGGTCGGGGAGAAGAGACGGAGGCGGCGTGCGGCACTGCCGGCGTCGGTCTCGGGCGACGGGGCGAGAGAGCTCGAGAGGTGCGTTGACTTGACTACGTCGTGGGCGTATCGGTAGAGCTTTTTTTTCCGGAAAAACTAAGGCTCATACGTGTGGCATCTTACACACCGCCCACACGGCTCCATCACCACTCATTTTGTCACGTAGGAACAGATGACACTCATTTTGTCACGTAGGAACAGATGACATCAGTAGGAATCTTTTTGGTTTcggcttaaaaatgttttatctcttaactgaaaaatcaaaacaaaaatccgttttcaccattaaatccatctcgacgagatcttcaaaactagaccccatgttgatatgtttcgacgaaaTTTTTTTTGCCCAAAAGTTACCAAGATGTTTACACTGTAGTTGACATAGTGtttaaactaaagttgccatgtggcaattttagtttgtagagcatggcaattttagttttttttaTGATGGCAATTCTagtactttgaccatgaaaattattttttgtatgaaccatggcaattttaagtgcatgtatcatggcaaatttagtttatggttcatggcaagtctagtttcttaatttcctgttttataatatgtcaaaatttactCTTAAATGTAGCAAAAAATAGCTGAAACATGTCATGACAActtcagtgtaaacatcatggcaattcatgtgcaatagacatggcaacttttaactcaaaaaaatttcgtcgaaatatattgatatgggatctagtttcgaagatctcatCGCGAGgaatttaatggtgaaaacggatcttcaatcaaatttttcatttaagagataaaacattttaaaaactgaaaatcaaaaaatatttccgcatgcatgcatgtgatgACGTGGTGCAGTCCGTGTGTTATAGGGCGTGTGGACGGTTTTGCCTCCCACggcacgtgtgggcgttagcgttGTCCTTCTTTTAGCGGTGAAAAAGTTTATTCAAGTCATGATGTTCACCGGAATACAATATCCGGTAGTATATCAGACCGCCAGACATGTCTACCCCAAACTCTAAAGAATGGCGGGCGCTACAAATCAACCGACTGATTTTCCATACGATTCATCCTGTGTAACAGTAAATGAAGGTCAACGCATCAGCCTGCTCCCGCTTTCTCCTTCTGAGTCACCAAACGCACTCAGCAGCCTGCCGTCTCCCCATGGTCGTTTGTTCGCAGTGGACCTCTTCGTCGCCGCCAACCAGTACCGCTGCTCCAACGTTGCTGCAGAGTAGGAGATCCACCCTGTGGCTGGCGACAACGTGGCTTCAATGCAGCACCGGTGGCCAGCGAGGAGGGCTTCATTGCAGCACCGGTGGCCGGCAACAAGGGCTTCATTACAACACGGCTGGCTTCATTGCAGCAATGGTGGCCAGCAACGACGGCTTCATTGCAGCACCGGCAGCCTCTGCATCGCAGCCCCGGTGATCCGACGGTGCCGCATCCCATCCGGCATGTAGCCCCGGCGGAGCTCCATTCCAGCTCCGGCGACGCGGCAAAATCTCCAATGCAGCACCGCCACCTCCCGGCGAAGCTCCATTGCAGCGGCGGTGCGGCAGCTCCGACGGAGCTCCATTGCATCCCATGGTAGCTTCACGACCCGGCCCTTCCGCAACACTGGGTGCTCCAAAAAAATTGGCGCCGACGACGTTGCATCGGCACTCTCTGCAACACTAGACGCCAAACCGGTAGCACCGTCGCGCTCCTCAAACACCAGCAGCAACAAGTCCGCGTGGGGAGCTGAAGGTCGCCGACTGCTGGAGTGCGGCAGGTCACAGCAAGGTGCTGCAAGGTGCTCCGCGGGTTGCTCCGACGAGGGCTAATGGCGGAGAGATGGGACGGCTTGCTCCGACCAGGATTAACGGCGAAGAGTTTGGATGGACGTGCGAGACAGAGGTAGGAGAGGAGAAAGGGGATCTCACTCAGAGCGGGGTAGGAGAAAAGGAAACGAGCCTATGGTGACGCTAGAGATAAGGTAATTGCACGAGATTGTGGCGTGGCCCTAGGCGGACGCGTGGCGTGCAGGGGACACGACTTATTTTCTGGAGAAATCATCCGGATGCATTTAAACGTTTTCCCTAAGAATAGATGCCTAGGTTTTTCACGGCGGAACCGGCCCATCCGGATTCAAGTCCTAGACTTGACGATGCTcgtatttttctggatttatttcaaaCTTTTCCGGCGATGCTCCTTCAGTGAAAGAAGACATCCCCATCGACTACGGAGGCATCTGTCGTGACTTCATCGGTCTCAATATAATGTGACAGTTCAGTCTTTTAGAGGTGCTCATAAATGTAGGGTGTGCGTTTGTGATCATATGGGTGTGTTCACGCTCTCGCATTGGTTGTCAACGATTCGAGGGTTGTCATGTTTATGTTGCGGTATAGTGGTTAATCGGGGGTACCACGGGCAGCACACCTATAGCGGTGGTCATGCTTCGACCGGGTGTCATGGCTACATCGACATGCATTCGTAGTCAGTGTTCAAGGGTGTCTGGCGTCACAACCCTGCAGCAAAACCCAGGGTTCGACGACAGCGCCCCTAGAGTGGCATTATTCGGGGATTTCATGGATTCGAGTCCACAATGGTAGGTTCTCGGGGTTTGTGATTCCCATGGACACAATGGTGTGCATCTATGACGGTTTTGTGTTGCTTTTGCTAGGGATGATGGCGAGGTGTCAACCGCCGGAGTTGTAGGGGGAGGAGCAGCAAAGGGGAGGGCTTTTGTACAACACAGTCGTACTAATTTGTCCTTGGAAGTAGGCCAAGATTTTTGCTCCTAACAAGCAAGCCAATGTTGAGTCTCTGGGACAATGACCATCTCTATCCTAGAGTGTATGCTACTCTTGGCAGGTTGGGCCTTATTCCATTTGTCATCTTCAACCATCTGTACAATGAAGACCTCGTtatgcagttctttgccactgtcTTCTTCTCCAATGACACTGCTCGCATACTCACCTAGATGTCTGGGACTCAGCCAGTGCTTTGCCTCTATGGCCAAGTTCTCTAAGGTTATTCCATATCAGTTTTTTGAGGAGGAGAATGAAGACTTTGGCCGTGTCCCTGAGGTTGGGCAGCGTCACAAGGATGATATTGCGCTTGCCTACAAACAAGAGAAGTATTTTGTCACCTGTTCTATCAAGGAGTTGTTGTCAGTGTATGATACTATGCATCACATCCTTAGGTACACTCTCAATCCTAAGGCTAGTGACTCGCATAACTTGAGGAGCTCGATGTTAGATATCATCGTGTATATTCATGAGAAAAAGAAAGTAGATGTCTTGGACTTCATGTTCTATGAGCTTCGTCAGTGTGTGCAGGAGAACAAGTCCTTGATATATGCTTGGTTCATCCAGGCATTGATTGAGTCTGTCTGCCCAACAAGCTATATCTCTCAATACAAGACATCCATTCCGAAGCGCAATATGAACCGGACTCCTACCGCTCCTGCTCCTTATGTGGCTCCTAAGAAGGGGCGCAATCCAAGGCCCGATGAGCGCGCCACCTACACTCATGGGTGTTCCTCCACTTACCAAATTCCAGGTGGTAAGGGCAAGAAGGTTGTTTATGAGGCCAGTTTCACCAAAGAGGAGAAGAAGTCTCTGCTGAAGTGTAATGCCCTAATTTTCTTTTGTTGTGCCTATATTATGTTTAAACAAATGAAAAAATAGAGTCGATAGTTATTGAACTTTATGTAAGAAGAGGAAACAAGgaaaatgagagagagagagagagagatatggGAAAAAATGGGTGAAGCAAAAGGAAATTAAAAGATAAGGTGTGTGTGCAGGAGAACAAGTCCTTGATATATGCTCCATTCATCGAGGCATTTTATTGAGTCTGTCTACCCAACAAGTTATATTTCTCAATACAAGATGTCCATTCTGAAGCGCAATATGAATTGGACTCCTGCCGCTCTTGCTCCTTATGTGGCTCCTAAGAAGGGGCGCAATCTAAGGCCCGATGACTGTGCCACCTACACTCATTGGTGTTCCTCCACTGCCCGGATTCCGCGTGGTAAGGGCAAGAAGGTTGTTTCTGAGGCCAGTTTCATCAAAGAGGAGAAGAAGTCTCTGCTGAAGTGTAATGCCCCGATTTTTTTGCTACCTAATTGTGCCTATATTATGTTCAAATAGATgaataaagtagatcagtagttATCGAACTTGATGTAAGAAGAGGAAACAAGgaaaatgagagagagagagagagagagagagagagagagagagagagcatggGAAATAAATGGGTAAggcaaaaagaaaataaaagataaGGCATAAGGTGTGTGTGCTGGTATTTGAACCCTATACCTCTAGCTATATTAAGTATGTAGCAACTAGTTGCTCTAGGTGGTGCTTCTGATAATGTATCAGGCAACATATTAGCTAGCCCTTCTGAAATGAGAGGAAAGAAATTCTACCTGGGCCCAATGCCCAGTCAAGCTCTGCGTGACGGTAATCCCTCGTTGTGCCGCTAGATGCTGCGCCCAAATCCCCTTctatacctaataataaagggGCTCTTGCTTCTGGCGGTACGACATCAAAATTGCCATCAAAGTTGCAAAATATTACCCACTGATGCCACCTATAAGTGATAAAAACATTTCACACAGGGAAATCTCCTCCCGGGCCGGCCCAGTAGAAACCTTCTATACTGCGCCCTGCGCTAGGAGAAGACATAGCGTGCATGTTTGGGTCAGCCCATGTCCGGGCAGCCTGTTTTTTAAATAATTTGGGACTTCAGAAAAGttccaaaaattcaaaaaatgagAATTTTGAAATAAAATGTTTAATAATTCATAAATGTTTCAGAAAATGTTCGCGATTTTTAAAAGATGTTTGCATATTAAAAGATATTCGCAATTTTGAAAACAAATGTTCTGAaaatcaaaaaatgttcatgattttgtAAAAAAGTATGTGTATTAAAAAAATAATGAAATTATAAAAAATTTCtccaattcaaaaaatgttcatgaattgaaAAATATCCTAAAAATTCAAAAATTGTCGTGACTTACAAAATAATTTATTGATTCATAAAATGTTCACCGATTCAAGAAatgatcatgcatttcaaataagttcattaaataaaaaaatgttcgtgaatttcaaaaattgttccacCAGACAACTTCCAAAAGAAATCATTGATTCTAGAAATCTTCGCCTATTCAagaaaaatatttaaaaaaatgttcagattttttaaaaaatgtttgcaaatagcataaaatgttcatgattttaaaaatgttcaaaaatctataaaagtgttcatgaatttgaaaaatgttcacgatttTAGATATGTTCACGAGTTTAAAAAATGGTcatgatttttcaaaaaaaaattgttcatgatttCACGAAAGTGAGAGTGATAGTGTATCTCGGTGATGCAGCAAAATATGGTCATGGCCATTGGAGATTACGAACCATTTTGCTAGTTCTCCTCTAATCCCCTCACCAAGCCCTACCTCCTGGTTACCCAGTTGAGGTTGTCCCTGCCGGGTCGCTGCTGTTACCGGAGGAAGGGTTGTTGCTGTCCTCCGCTTCCTCGTCAGGTCGTGGTCGCTGCACCCGTTCCCCTGTTTCCTTGCGTTGTCATGGATGCCGCTGTTACGTGTGGAGCACGAGCTGCTGCTGGCCATCGGCCAACACCCGGTCTATTGCCTCTCTACTCCTTGTGTTATTTTAGTTCTTTCAATAGCGCTGGAGCAACCTAGTCCCTGTAGGTTTGGTTAGCAACGGGTTGATCAATTGGACTATTGGTGTGGATTGTTTTTCCAATTCTTGTATCTTACCTAAGACAGAGCTATGTATGCTGCTTAGAATTTCCCTGTACAATCCTGTTGGGATTAGGAATATGAACATGTCTCATGTAGCATTGGATTTCTCTGGTTGTTTTGTAAACTGAATCTAGTTCAGTTAAAACTGCACTGTCAAATCTAGACAACCAACTTCTAGGTAAAAAAaattactcccttcgttcctaaatatttgtctttctagagatttcaacaagtgactacatacgt
This genomic window contains:
- the LOC109761110 gene encoding protein DETOXIFICATION 16 isoform X2, coding for MASSLDTLCGQAFGAKRYHLLGIYKQRAILVLTLVSVVVAVLWAYTGQILLLFGQDPEIAMGAGSYIRWMIPALFAYGLLQCHVRFLQTQNIVLPVMASAGVTALSHVLVCWLLVYKLGLGNKGAALANGISYLANVSILAIYIRVSPSCRSTWTGLSKEAFHDILSFMKLAVPSALMVCLEWWSFELLVLLSGLLPNPKLEASVLSICLNTSSLAFMIPFGLGAAISTRVSNELGAGRPEAARLATRVIMVLGLATGVSLGLIMLSGRNLWGYAYSNENEVVEYIARMMPLLSVTIIFDDLQCVLSGIVRGCGLQRIGACVNLSAYYLVGIPAALCFAFVYHLGGMGLWFGIICGIVVQMLLLLSITMRTNWDKEALKAKDRVFSSSLPLDMTT
- the LOC109761110 gene encoding protein DETOXIFICATION 16 isoform X1, with protein sequence MLPAMEEPLVGGNSSAEETGGPKESLVVTEVKKQLYLAGPLIAGCLLQSVVQMISVMFVGHLGELALSSASIATSFAGVTGFSLLSGMASSLDTLCGQAFGAKRYHLLGIYKQRAILVLTLVSVVVAVLWAYTGQILLLFGQDPEIAMGAGSYIRWMIPALFAYGLLQCHVRFLQTQNIVLPVMASAGVTALSHVLVCWLLVYKLGLGNKGAALANGISYLANVSILAIYIRVSPSCRSTWTGLSKEAFHDILSFMKLAVPSALMVCLEWWSFELLVLLSGLLPNPKLEASVLSICLNTSSLAFMIPFGLGAAISTRVSNELGAGRPEAARLATRVIMVLGLATGVSLGLIMLSGRNLWGYAYSNENEVVEYIARMMPLLSVTIIFDDLQCVLSGIVRGCGLQRIGACVNLSAYYLVGIPAALCFAFVYHLGGMGLWFGIICGIVVQMLLLLSITMRTNWDKEALKAKDRVFSSSLPLDMTT